A stretch of Choristoneura fumiferana chromosome 29, NRCan_CFum_1, whole genome shotgun sequence DNA encodes these proteins:
- the LOC141444218 gene encoding uncharacterized protein, whose amino-acid sequence MNALISSILLWHVVVVLSKSVNITTTNNTTTNTTETKDLELQIDALEKEKDELLNKINQAIDESVKALERVNDSDSNDGRQYLMELRQQIKELDEADSDESDEKNATSSENHINEVNATDEFRRFGKIKRNDPKSFLAERVRLKKRYKKGSAFMQTAQHLKVEKDIRDWIAMKNEEKRKIREYRLKRKLEESHYEICPRFGERRKKKKRRKKRKKAKEGDLNVQNRYMPCCRKCCKKSYLGCL is encoded by the exons ATG AACGCACTAATCTCTTCAATTCTTCTTTGGCACGTGGTCGTAGTACTATCAAAATCGGTCAATATCACAACAACCAATAACACAACAACCAATACAACAGAAACCAAAGATTTAGAGCTACAAATAGATGCgctagaaaaagaaaaagatgaactattaaataaaataaaccaagcGATTGATGAAAGCGTAAAAGCTTTGGAGCGTGTCAATGATTCTGATTCTAATGATGGCCGACAATACTTGATGGAACTTAGACAACAAATCAAAGAGCTTGATGAAGCTGATTCAGATGAAAGTGATGAGAAGAATGCAACGAGTTCAGAAAACCATATCAATGAGGTTAATGCAACTGATGAATTCAGAAGATTCGGTAAAATAAAGCGTAATGATCCAAAATCTTTTCTCGCTGAAAGAGTGAGACTTAAGAAGAGATACAAAAAAGGTTCAGCTTTTATGCAGACGGCACAGCATTTAAAAGTTGAAAAAGATATACGAGATTGGATTGCGATGAAGAATGAAGAAAAGAGGAAGATAAGGGAGTACAg GTTAAAGAGAAAGCTAGAAGAGTCCCATTACGAAATATGCCCGAGGTTTGGAGAGAGAAGGAAAAAGAAGAAACGGCGTAAGAAAAGGAAAAAGGCGAAGGAGGGAGACCTAAATGTCCAGAACCGGTACATGCCGTGTTGTCGAAAGTGTTGCAAGAAGTCGTATCTGGGATGCTTGTGA